The proteins below come from a single Kitasatospora sp. NBC_00315 genomic window:
- the ndk gene encoding nucleoside-diphosphate kinase: MSQRTLVLLKPDAVKRGLAGEIISRIERKAGWRLAAVELCTFDRATLEQHYEEHVGRPFYEPLLDFMTSGPSIALIVEGENVVPGIRALAGATDPLQAGPGTIRGDFATITRENLIHASDSDASAEREIKIFFPAHA; encoded by the coding sequence GTGTCCCAGCGCACTCTCGTCCTGCTCAAGCCCGACGCCGTCAAGCGAGGCCTGGCCGGCGAGATCATCAGCCGGATCGAGCGCAAGGCCGGCTGGCGCCTCGCCGCCGTCGAGCTGTGCACCTTCGACCGGGCGACGCTGGAGCAGCACTACGAGGAGCACGTCGGGCGCCCGTTCTACGAGCCGCTGCTCGACTTCATGACCTCCGGCCCGTCGATCGCGCTGATCGTCGAGGGCGAGAACGTCGTCCCCGGCATCCGCGCGCTGGCCGGCGCGACCGACCCGCTGCAGGCCGGTCCCGGCACCATCCGCGGTGACTTCGCCACCATCACCCGTGAGAACCTGATCCACGCCTCGGACTCGGACGCCTCCGCCGAGCGCGAGATCAAGATCTTCTTCCCGGCCCACGCGTGA